One Setaria viridis chromosome 7, Setaria_viridis_v4.0, whole genome shotgun sequence genomic region harbors:
- the LOC117863169 gene encoding agmatine coumaroyltransferase-2 produces MKITVKSSKAVKPANGAAAAAPDVVPLSVFDKVNFDTYVSVIYVFRPPTPPNAALEAGLARALAEYPEWAGRLGVDSRGNRAILLNGEGARLVEATADVALDAVLPLSPAPEVRSLHPSEDGAEEVMLVQLTRFACGGLAVGFTAHHLVSDGRATSNFFVAWSQATRGVPVDPVPVHDRASFFKPRDPPRVEFDHRGVEFRKPEPAAPPLHAEAGNNVDDEVLVHKAHFSREFIARLKSQASPPGGRPCSTLRCVVAHLWRCITAARGLDAAGAATTSVCIAVDGRARMIQPVPDGYTGNVVLWARPTAAARDLVARPLRHAVELINRELARVDGSYFGSFVDFAASGAVEAEGLVPAADAAEMVLSPNIEVDSWLRIPFYDLDFGGGRPCFFMPSYLPVEGLLILLPSCYGDGSVDAYVPLFSRHMDAFKSCCYSIDLH; encoded by the coding sequence ATGAAGATCACCGTGAAGTCGTCAAAGGCCGTCAAGCCCGCCaacggggccgccgccgccgccccggacGTCGTGCCGCTCTCGGTGTTCGACAAGGTGAACTTCGACACGTACGTCTCCGTCATCTACGTCTTCCGCCCACCGACGCCGCCTAACGCCGCGCTCGAGGCGGGCCTCGCCAGGGCGCTCGCCGAGTACCCCGAGTGGGCGGGGCGGCTCGGCGTGGACAGCCGCGGGAACCGGGCCATCCTCCTCAACGGCGAGGGCGCGCGGCTCGTGGAGGCCACGGCGGACGTCGCCCTCGACGCCGTCCTGCCGCTGAGCCCGGCGCCGGAGGTGAGGAGCCTGCACCCGAGCGAGGACGGCGCCGAGGAGGTCATGCTCGTCCAGCTCACGCGGTTCGCGTGCGGCGGGCTCGCCGTCGGGTTCACCGCGCACCACCTCGTCTCCGACGGCCGCGCCACCAGCAACTTCTTCGTCGCGTGGAGCCAGGCCACCCGCGGGGTCCCAGTCGACCCGGTGCCCGTCCACGACCGCGCCTCCTTCTTCAAGCCCCGCGACCCGCCGCGGGTCGAGTTCGACCACCGCGGCGTCGAGTTCAGGAAGCCGGAGCCGGCGGCACCGCCGCTGCACGCGGAGGCCGGTAACAACGTCGACGACGAGGTGTTGGTACACAAAGCCCACTTCAGTCGGGAGTTCATCGCTAGGCTCAAGTCCCAGGCGTCCCCGCCGGGCGGTCGGCCCTGCAGCACGCTGCGGTGCGTGGTGGCGCACCTGTGGCGGTGCAtcacggcggcgcgggggctcgacgccgccggcgcggccaccACCAGCGTCTGCATCGCCGTCGACGGGCGCGCGCGGATGATCCAGCCGGTGCCGGACGGGTACACGGGCAACGTGGTGCTGTGGGCGCGccccaccgcggcggcgcgggacctGGTGGCGCGGCCGCTGCGGCACGCGGTGGAGCTCATCAACCGGGAGCTCGCCCGGGTCGACGGGAGCTACTTCGGGTCCTTCGTCGACTTCGCGGCGTCAGGGGCGGTGGAAGCGGAGGGGCTGGTGCCGGCGGCCGACGCGGCGGAGATGGTGCTGAGCCCCAACATCGAGGTCGACAGCTGGCTGCGGATCCCGTTCTATGACCTCGacttcggcggcggccggccgtgctTCTTCATGCCGAGCTACCTGCCGGTGGAgggcctcctcatcctcctgcCCTCCTGCTACGGGGACGGCAGCGTCGACGCCTACGTCCCGCTCTTCAGCCGCCACATGGACGCCTTCAAGAGCTGCTGCTACTCCATCGACCTCCACTAG